The following proteins are encoded in a genomic region of Colletotrichum higginsianum IMI 349063 chromosome 9, whole genome shotgun sequence:
- a CDS encoding SET domain-containing protein produces MEDLVGWAKSHGAALHPSVEVYNDPNTGNSFRVSPEGAGVEPGETIVTCPLDLTLSYLNAASTPSPGFHHEGAAPSSSPFPPSFLASVPPHVIGRFFLIHQYLLGKESFWYPYIKTLPQPHHLQSWILPPLWPADDLELLEDTNVHVAVAEIKSRLKAEFKHAIASFADDPARHDYTRLLYNWAYCIFTSRSFRPSLVIPAARQPTLSLPEGCAIDDFSLLLPLFDVGNHAPTAAIAWDADADTNKCTLRTLHPYVPGAQVFNNYGTTKTNAELMLAYGFCIPESAHLHNDYVHVQRRGGAKPAAEESAGAAAAAAKPRDYLISLRPVADPSSVAARSVRLLSDVDGTKVLPPFRHVQDTMVWELVLAQTTPEQREELLPVPEGAGPDTDLERLRRVLTGDVTAAFQPVLFQTVAIIQNKVLQELERLDQSEFEMDEAAATRNQLMAYHYRRQCRKVLMNVLESMEMPDESA; encoded by the coding sequence ATGGAAGACCTAGTCGGCTGGGCCAAAAGCCACGGAGCCGCCCTCCACCCGTCGGTCGAGGTCTACAACGACCCCAACACCGGCAACTCGTTCCGTGTCTCCCCcgaaggcgccggcgtcgaacCGGGCGAGACCATTGTCACCTGTCCCTTGGACCTGACGCTGTCTTacctcaacgccgcctcCACGCCCAGCCCAGGCTTCCATCACGAAGGCGCCGCTCCTTCGTCCagccccttccccccctcgtTCCTCGCCTCCGTCCCGCCTCACGTCATCGGCCGCTTCTTCCTTATCCACCAGTACCTGCTCGGCAAGGAATCCTTTTGGTACCCCTACATCAAGACCCTTCCACAGCCGCACCACCTCCAGTCCTGGAtcttgccgccgctctggcccgccgacgacctcgagctgctcgaggacaCCAACGTccacgtcgccgtcgccgagatcaaGTCCCGTCTGAAGGCCGAGTTCAAACACGCCATCGCCTccttcgccgacgaccccGCCCGCCACGACTACACACGCCTCCTCTACAACTGGGCGTACTGCATCTTCACCAGCCGCAGCTTCCGCCCATCCCTCGTCatccccgccgcccgccagcCGACCCTCTCGCTGCCTGAGGGGTGCGCCATCGACGACTTCTCCCTGCTACTGCCCCTCTTCGACGTTGGCAACCACGCGCCCACGGCCGCTATTGCCTgggacgccgacgccgacacgAACAAGTGCACCTTGCGCACACTGCATCCCTACGTGCCCGGCGCTCAGGTCTTCAACAACTACGGCACCACCAAGACCAACGCCGAGCTGATGCTCGCCTACGGCTTTTGCATCCCCGAGTCGGCCCACCTGCACAACGACTACGTCCACGTCCAGAGGCGGGGGGGCGCGaagcccgccgccgaagagagcgcaggcgccgccgccgccgccgccaaaccCAGAGACTACCTCATCTCCCTCCGGCCTGTCGCCGATCCGAGCTCTGTGGCGGCAAGATCTGTGCGCCTGCTCTCCGATGTTGACGGGACCAAGGTCTTGCCCCCCTTTCGCCATGTTCAGGACACCATGGTCTGGGAGCTAGTCCTGGCGCAGACGACCCCCGAACAGCGCGAGGAATTGCTACCTGtccccgagggcgccggcccTGATACAGACCTGGAGCGGCTGCGAAGGGTGCTAACGGGTGATGTCACCGCGGCGTTCCAGCCGGTTCTGTTCCAGaccgtcgccatcatccaaAACAAGGTCCTTCAGGAACTCGAGCGACTGGACCAGTCCGAGttcgagatggacgaggccgcggcgacgCGGAACCAGCTCATGGCGTATCACTACCGAAGACAGTGCCGCAAGGTTCTGATGAATGTGCTCGAGTCCATGGAGATGCCAGACGAGTCTGCATGA
- a CDS encoding Alpha beta hydrolase fold protein: protein MQAFKLSLPDGKTVSGLHSIPPATDGTGTRPVHRPLLVGLHGGCFSSAYFDVDDYSARHVSAATGVPFVAIDRPGYIDTSPVETIPETSSFHEEWGIFLHRSILPALWDEFGVPNGCSSIALHCHSLGAPGGCVAAALHGGEASPAYPLAAVTISGFGNAVSNLRTKDFTPPDDPPPRTISFPYHIKDALMFPPGTADPDVLAQTSRLDRPMPYREMADMRSRWLATWRDRFAGKIRAPVLVALAGRDGLWLTGDEDLREYAAAFTGSRRVEGSVIPGAPHNLEMSYWSQGWYARVFGFALEGAASLAIGNGSEEAPAEQ, encoded by the coding sequence ATGCAGGCCTTCAAGCTCAGTCTTCCGGACGGCAAGACCGTGTCCGGCCTCCACAGCATCCCGCCGGCCACCGACGGAACCGGAACCCGCCCGGTTCACCGCCCGCTCCTCGTTGGACTTCATGGCGGCTGCTTCTCGAGCGCGTACTTTGACGTTGACGACTACAGCGCCCGCCACGTCAGTGCCGCCACGGGGGTGCCCTTTGTCGCCATAGACCGCCCGGGCTACATCGACACGTCTCCCGTCGAGACGATCCCCGAGACCTCGTCCTTTCACGAAGAATGGGGCATTTTCCTCCACAGGTCCATCTTGCCGGCGCTCTGGGACGAGTTCGGCGTTCCCAACGGATGCTCTTCGATTGCGCTGCACTGCCACTCGCTTGGCGCGCCGGGCGGCTGCGTCGCGGCCGCCTTGCACGGTGGCgaggcgtcgccggcctACCCACTCGCGGCCGTCACCATCTCGGGCTTCGGCAACGCTGTGAGCAACCTCCGCACCAAAGACTTCACACCGCCGGACgatccgccgccgcggaccATTTCGTTCCCGTACCACATCAAGGACGCGCTCATGTTCCCGCCGGGGACCGCTGACCCGGACGTGCTGGCGCAAACCAGCCGCCTCGACCGGCCGATGCCTTACCGGGAGATGGCCGACATGCGCAGCAGGTGGCTCGCCACGTGGCGGGACAGATTCGCGGGCAAGATCCGGGCACCCGTCCTGGTTGCGCTGGCGGGGCGGGACGGCCTCTGGCtcaccggcgacgaggattTGCGCGAGTACGCGGCGGCTTTCACGGGGAGTAGACGCGTCGAGGGCAGCGTGATCCCCGGGGCGCCGCATAACCTGGAGATGAGTTATTGGTCTCAGGGGTGGTATGCTCGCGTCTTCGGGTTCGCCCTGGAGGGAGCGGCGTCTTTGGCCATCGGCAATGGATCCGAAgaggcgccggcggagcagtga